The Candida albicans SC5314 chromosome 5, complete sequence genome includes a region encoding these proteins:
- a CDS encoding uncharacterized protein (Putative plasma membrane protein; in S. cerevisiae it is localized to the cell bud and mating projection membrane; repressed by alpha pheromone in SpiderM medium): MSKDEYFGKPSGPPPNYNNQPQSQQPQQSYVPQSQPNYSQQTQDRGMFSGGGGGHGHYQQQQGYNAYGPPPPQGGYYQQQPGGGGGYYQQQQQQQPMYVQQQPRSGGNDSCLMGCLAALCVCCTLDMLF; encoded by the coding sequence atgTCAAAAGACGAATATTTCGGTAAACCTAGTGGTCCACCaccaaattataataatcaaccccaatcacaacaaccacaacaaagTTATGTACCACAATCACAACCCAATTATTCTCAACAAACACAAGATCGAGGAATGtttagtggtggtggtggtggtcaTGGCCactatcaacaacaacaaggaTATAATGCTTATGGACCACCACCTCCACAAGGTGgatattatcaacaacagccaggtggtggtggtggatattatcaacaacaacaacaacaacaacctaTGTAtgtacaacaacaaccacgTTCTGGAGGTAATGATTCTTGTTTAATGGGTTGTCTTGCTGCATTATGTGTTTGTTGTACTTTAGATATGCTTTTTTAA
- a CDS encoding uncharacterized protein (Alpha/beta-HydrolasE superfamily protein; membrane-localized), which yields MNIYIYIYIYIKKSILISITISVPFLFHFSFYKKLTYFILFYFILFHFISLPIMLTFKGLLLILLLPSRLLSFIIKYPFIKGIPGKYQHNFSKSLFIKLCRLIQLLPVSDKGTLNFISTNFLLNKIMKLYHTRHFLGELNNFGKKFDDQSYWIHESPNRNRNKNKSDDPIIVYLHGGSYYFDNSLNQMESLIGIYQLLQNTTTITTTTTTNDDRTSVERKKNLSILVLDYKLASKGYKMPYQLNQLISTYKNLIYQGNTNLILMGDSAGGNLAITFLQHLRLTNNNNNNNNNSPANLPYPKSLILISPWCKIVPEISDYTKGHSMYDNNQYDIIEWKAVKKLIDNTSPLIRDDLSPQNLIISPGNLPYNIDDWIDIDTLQKSNYSTFVIMGEYETLRDDILNWCQYAVNSTLSSPIKHTQGIFDKNIHQFVSTKNDGAYVKCIIEPKGIHDASMIFENDILKEFQKHTTMNLQTINKDKYFGIYQIVEFLNEIL from the coding sequence atgaatatatatatatatatatatatatatattaaaaaatcCATTTTAATTTCTATCACCATTTCAGTcccatttctttttcacttttCTTTCTACAAGAAACTAacttattttattttattttattttattttatttcatttcatttcacTTCCCATTATGTTAACATTTAAaggattattattaatattattactCCCATCaagattattatcatttataattaaataTCCTTTTATTAAAGGTATTCCAGGTAAATATCAacataatttttcaaaatcattatttattaaattatgtcgattaattcaattattaccaGTATCTGATAAAGGTACATTAAATTTTATTCtgacaaattttttattaaataaaattatgaaattaTATCACACGAGACATTTTTTAGGcgaattaaataattttggtaAGAAATTTGATGATCAAAGTTATTGGATTCATGAATCACCtaatagaaatagaaataagAATAAAAGTGATGATCCAATTATAGTGTATTTACATGGTGGGTcatattattttgataattcattGAATCAAATGGAAAGTTTGATAggaatttatcaattattacaaaacaccaccaccattaccaccactactactactaatgaTGATAGAACTAGTGTTGAgaggaagaaaaatttatcaatattagtATTGGATTATAAATTAGCTAGTAAAGGTTATAAAATGccttatcaattaaatcaattaatttccacatataaaaatttaatatatCAAGGAAATActaatttaatattaatggGAGATTCAGCTGGTGGTAATTTAGCAATCActtttcttcaacatttACGAttaaccaacaacaacaacaacaacaacaacaacagcccTGCAAATTTACCTTATCCTAaaagtttaattttaattagTCCTTGGTGTAAAATTGTTCCTGAAATATCTGATTATACTAAAGGTCATTCAATGTatgataataatcaatatgaTATAATTGAATGGAAAGCtgttaaaaaattaattgataatacaTCACCATTAATAAGAGATGATTTATCACcacaaaatttaataatttcaccCGGGAATTTACCTTATAACATTGATGATTggattgatattgatactttacaaaaatcaaattattcaacaTTTGTAATTATGGGTGAATATGAAACTTTACGTGATGATATATTAAATTGGTGTCAATATGCTGTCAATTCAACTTTATCACTGCCTATAAAACATACACAAggaatatttgataaaaatattcatcaatttgttaGTACTAAAAATGACGGAGCTTATGTTAAATGTATTATTGAACCTAAAGGAATTCATGATGCTAGTAtgatatttgaaaatgatatcttaaaagaatttcaaaaacatACAACGATGAATTTACAAACTattaataaagataaatattttggtatttatcaaattgttgaatttttaaatgaaattttataa
- a CDS encoding uncharacterized protein (Protein of unknown function; Spider biofilm induced) — protein sequence MMNSNIQSSTDSNTTTTTTTASSNKLQPRLTHLNTAPQLTQIHSDTELITDKDRTGHHITNNNTNNPTLMNNSSTINTSIGDLSNKSKRQQANELFNALRDKQSDNYRFVEFTSNQPTPDIPSKQYTKQVSFDDINIQYDMDDIPDPDDDFGWELYKLKNRDRLCGTNNPGSGSGSGGGGANNNSLPGYSVGSSIGRGRGLGRGRDTLRTPSPLGNAGASSRLSPSPNRTSLNYEDLDLETRLDIAQLIQYPSTPITTKRFCTLKKSHKQFDQLYKDQSYRIIRPMFRTILVYVSGRIHTWVALDWILSKFIEDGDHVIIIASINPCLLSGTNKDRSRRATSRTRMSLSPAKIGSQSSVIRGNTLSPQRSRTDEPQSTRQDSIDPFIRLKEKSRPENIVKIAHNLMDYVMKVINPKIIARITVELVEGDTKEVLQDMYRLYEPNLVCTGAKPNARMGAPLRSWQSSKLTDRLIKNFPLPVIAVPAVNMCQFEYNLQNKLNGTIDAKEVDQQNQLNASNNIMETSEINKKAGDESESGDDDENDARSITSSVSISSDESYDSFIEVADVYLEHKQDLRKNLQHLQQSQPINENYYSDMVKLISDESVELCEEIISIQPNFIGNGAKLAREITGSNSFGNVPYKTKSMLEPQHNDSTSNGNDNGSGNNNKPSLSFKELKEQLKLNKIKTESAVDTPVSGSTSSLGTGTEPTSSSSPPQKPDLQPPSIKIDVPSPSPTTTTTSSGLPPSSSSETSLRFGNLEKPSIERRKKPSMLHKCLSHSDDSVDRPKLEARKSHPDVLEHIRDEIKPSSKDKKTKKKKKKFLGIF from the coding sequence atgatgaattcCAACATTCAATCACTGACAGATTCcaatactactactactactactactgcttCTTCCAACAAACTCCAACCACGTTTAACTCATTTAAATACTGCTCCTCAACTCACTCAAATTCATAGTGATACTGAATTAATAACAGATAAAGATCGTACTGGTCATCACATtactaacaacaacactaATAATCCAACTTTGATGAATAATTCATCAACCATCAATACCTCCATTGGTGATTTGagtaataaatcaaaaagacAACAAGctaatgaattatttaaCGCATTAAGAGATAAACAATCGGATAATTATCGATTTGTTGAATTCACTAGTAATCAACCAACACCTGATATTCCTTCCAAACAATATACTAAACAAGTTTCATTTGATgatataaatattcaatatgATATGGATGATATACCTGAtcctgatgatgattttggttgggaattatataaattaaagaatCGTGATCGTTTATGTGGAACAAATAATCctggtagtggtagtggtagtggtggtggtggtgcgaataataattcattaccAGGATATCTGGTGGGTTCAAGTATTGGTCGTGGTCGAGGTTTAGGTCGAGGTCGTGACACTTTACGAACCCCATCACCTTTAGGAAATGCTGGCGCCTCGTCAAGATTATCTCCTTCACCTAATAGAACTTCATTAAATTATGAAGATTTAGATTTAGAAACTCGATTAGATATTgctcaattgattcaatatcCTAGTACTCCAATCACCACAAAACGATTTTGtactttgaaaaaatctcataaacaatttgatcaattataCAAAGATCAACTGTATCGTATAATAAGACCAATGTTTCGAACAATATTAGTTTATGTCAGTGGTAGAATTCATACTTGGGTAGCATTAGATTGGATTCTTagtaaatttattgaagatgGTGATCATgtcattattattgctTCAATTAATCCATGTTTGTTAAGTGGTACTAATAAAGATCGATCCAGGAGAGCTACTTCTAGAACAAGAATGTCATTATCACCTGCCAAAATAGGTAGTCAATCATCAGTAATTCGTGGAAATACTTTATCGCCACAAAGAAGTCGAACTGATGAACCACAATCAACACGTCAAGATTCTATTGATCCTTTCATAagattaaaagaaaaaagtcGACCAGAAAACATTGTCAAAATAGCTCATAATTTAATGGATTATGTAATGAAAGTaataaatccaaaaatTATTGCCAGAATTACCGTTGAATTAGTAGAAGGTGACACTAAAGAAGTTTTACAAGATATGTATCGATTGTATGAACCAAATTTGGTATGTACGGGAGCAAAACCAAATGCTAGAATGGGGGCACCATTAAGATCCTGGcaatcatcaaaattaacTGATagattaattaaaaatttcccATTACCAGTAATTGCTGTACCGGCAGTTAATATGTgtcaatttgaatataatttacaaaataaattgaatggtACAATTGATGCTAAAGAAGttgatcaacaaaatcaattaaatgcTCTGAATAATATAATGGAAACTAGTGAAATCAATAAGAAAGCAGGAGATGAATCAGAATCTGGtgacgatgatgaaaatgatgcCAGATCAATTACATCATCGgtatcaatatcatctGATGAAAGTTATGattcatttattgaagTGGCTGATGTATATCTTGAACATAAACAAGATTTACGGAAAAATTTACAACATTTACAACAATCACAAccaattaatgaaaattattattctgATATGGTTAAATTAATATCGGATGAATCAGTTGAATTATGTGAAGAAATAATTAGTATTCAACCAAATTTTATTGGTAATGGTGCTAAATTAGCTCGAGAAATCACAGGGTCTAATTCATTTGGTAATGTTCCTTataaaactaaatcaaTGTTAGAACCTCAACACAATGATTCAACATCCAATGGTAATGATAATGGTAGTggtaataacaataaaccatcattatcatttaaaGAACTTaaagaacaattgaaattaaataaaataaagaCTGAACTGGCAGTAGATACTCCAGTTTCAGGATCAACTTCATCACTTGGTACTGGAACAGAaccaacatcatcatcatcaccaccacaaaAGCCAGATCTTCAACCTCCatcaatcaaaattgaTGTTCCATCTCCAtctccaacaacaacaacaacatcttCGGGCCtaccaccatcatcatcatcagaaaCTTCATTaagatttggaaatttagaaaaacCATCGATtgaaagaaggaaaaaacCAAGTATGTTACACAAATGTTTGAGTCATAGTGATGATTCTGTTGATCGACCTAAATTGGAAGCAAGAAAATCACATCCTGATGTATTAGAACATATTCgtgatgaaattaaaccGTCATCAAAAGAtaagaaaacaaagaagaagaaaaagaagtttttagggatattttga
- the MID1 gene encoding Mid1p (Putative stretch-activated Ca2+ channel of the high affinity calcium uptake system; role in thigmotropism; decreased transcription is observed upon fluphenazine treatment or in an azole-resistant strain with CDR1 and CDR2 overexpression), whose translation MIPPFILLLFLIMNSSYCEPFEFDFFQNLDPSTNLTEIINNNNNNSISNNVFKVQNFDSKSSSSSSSSSSSGEGLQEFTPIRDTILQSETKYYSFSVNTKSGIGDFYELLIFLSGNICTQPSNLLENDTSLAVYYSFNSTMFTNNEIGQMQLFKDGFFQGLADLPLTETTTTTNNDTTTTTVPEKILYIAVRAPENTNRTAQWTYQIGVSQHDLVFQWDDRSWGSIVDVDDNSALIVTGNLTKLSSGNYSDLNATNSQFSLYLYSYDNKDYFQGMNNSWCAVRSGPVLVKPEEIETKFIARHGSIQQQFMVNNLNASTKYIAYIVMDFEGVEYGGAVLRPFEFETMDGTACELIYDLEFCDQVAYSVPAIGNSSLLASSIAGADNKTLTKKLYDDYAKSLYTNFSKGLQQIACDTVPEAIYSNLKSCQDCAQSYKNWLCAVTIPRCSTKNFTGYIHRNETNQRNEFLADVIQPNQDYYEVLPCVNVCQAIVRDCPANFGFLCPTKNDSIKLSYYWDVHVSDQWPSCNYLGPLKSSKSGAIKLIINWTIVVVSFTLMVVI comes from the coding sequence ATGATACCACCTTTTATTCTACTACTATTTCTAATAATGAACTCATCATATTGTGAAccttttgaatttgatttttttcaaaacttaGATCCATCTACAAATCTCACcgaaatcattaataataataataataacagcATCAGCAACAATGTATTTAAAGTTCAAAACTTTGATTccaaatcatcatcttcttcatctagCTCATCTTCTTCAGGTGAAGGATTACAAGAATTTACACCAATAAGAGACACAATCCTTCAATcagaaacaaaatattattcatttaGTGTTAATACAAAATCGGGGATTGGAGATTTTTATGaacttttaatttttttaagtGGGAATATTTGTACTCAACCACtgaatttattagaaaatgATACTTCATTAGCagtttattattcatttaattcaacCATGTTtactaataatgaaattggaCAAATGCAATTATTCAAAGATGGATTTTTCCAAGGATTAGCTGATTTACCATTAACCGagaccaccaccaccaccaacaatgATACCACTACCACGACAGTGCCAGAGAAAATCTTGTATATTGCTGTTAGAGCACCGGAAAATACTAATCGTACAGCACAATGGACATATCAAATTGGGGTATCACAACATGATTTAGTTTTCCAATGGGATGATCGATCATGGGGGTCAATTGTcgatgttgatgataatagTGCATTAATAGTGACGGGGAATCTTACGAAATTATCACTGGGGAATTATCTGGATTTAAATGCCACAAATTCTcaattttcattatatttatattcttaTGATAATAAAGATTATTTCCAAGGAATGAATAATAGTTGGTGTGCTGTACGTAGTGGACCTGTTTTAGTTAAACCAGAAGAgattgaaacaaaatttattgCTCGTCATGGTAGtatacaacaacaatttatgGTTAACAATTTAAATGCTAGTACAAAATATATTGCTTATATTGTTATGGATTTTGAAGGGGTAGAATATGGTGGTGCTGTACTTCGACcgtttgaatttgaaactaTGGATGGAACTGCTTGtgaattgatttatgaTTTGGAATTTTGTGATCAAGTGGCTTATAGTGTTCCTGCCATTGGTAATTCCCTGTTATTAGCTTCAAGTATTGCTGGTGCTGATAATAAAAcattaacaaaaaaattatatgatGATTATGCTAAATCATTATATACAAATTTTCTGAAAGGTTTACAACAAATTGCTTGTGATACGGTCCCTGAAGCCATCtattcaaatttgaaaagttgTCAAGATTGTGCTCAAAGTTATAAAAATTGGTTATGTGCCGTTACTATACCTCGATGTTctacaaaaaatttcacGGGTTATATCCATCGAAATGaaacaaatcaaagaaatgaatttttaGCTGATGTTATTCAACCAAATCAAGATTATTATGAAGTATTACCTTGTGTTAATGTTTGTCAAGCAATTGTAAGAGATTGTCCAGcaaattttggatttttatGTCCCACgaaaaatgattcaattaaattgagTTATTATTGGGATGTTCATGTATCTGATCAATGGCCAAGTTGTAATTATCTTGGACCATTAAAAAGTAGTAAAAGTGGTGCcataaaattgataatcaattgGACAATCGTTGTGGTATCCTTTACTTTAATGGTTGTCATATAG
- the RFC3 gene encoding replication factor C subunit 3 (Putative heteropentameric replication factor C subunit; transcription is induced upon filamentous growth): protein MPVKSKENLPWVEKYRPDSLEEVKGQQEIVDTVRKFVETGKLPHLLFYGPPGTGKTSTIIALAKEIYGATNYKNMILELNASDDRGIDVVRNQIKNFASTRQIFTKNTSQTASNNQFKLIILDEADAMTNVAQNSLRRVIEKFTKNCRFCILANYSHKLNPALISRCTRFRFTPIDISAIKDRLNTVIIKENVNISPEAIDALLKLSNGDMRRALNVLQSCKAALGDEEKEEDGHANDEIDVDMIYDCVGAPHPQDVETCLDSILKDDWTTAYLTLNKYKTIKGLALIDLITGFIEILNNYKLKPKTRLEILKGLSDIEYGISKGGNDKIQTSAIIGVIKDAMEFEA from the exons ATGCCAGTTAAATCTAAAGAAAATCTTCCATG GGTGGAAAAATATCGTCCTGATAGCCTTGAAGAAGTGAAAGGtcaacaagaaattgttgatactGTTCgtaaatttgttgaaacgGGGAAATTACcacatttattattttatggTCCACCAGGAACTGGTAAAACATCCACCATTATTGCTTTAGCCAAAGAAATTTATGGTGCCACcaattataaaaatatgATTTTAGAATTAAACGCATCCGATGATCGTGGTATTGATGTTGTTCgtaatcaaattaaaaattttgctAGTACTCGACAAATCTTCACCAAAAACACTAGCCAAACTGcatcaaataatcaatttaaattaatCATATTGGATGAAGCTGATGCTATGACTAATGTAGCTCAAAATTCATTACGTCGagtcattgaaaaattcaccAAAAATTGTCGATTTTGTATTTTAGCCAATTATTCTCATAAATTGAATCCAGCGTTGATTTCTAGATGTACTCGATTTAGATTCACTCCTATTGATATTTCCGCCATTAAAGATCGATTAAATACTGTGattattaaagaaaatgttAATATTTCTCCAGAGGCCATTGAtgcattattgaaattatcaaatggTGATATGAGAAGAGCATTAAATGTTTTACAATCATGTAAAGCTGCCTTAggtgatgaagaaaaagaagaagatggaCATGCCAATGATGAGATTGATGTGGATATGATTTATGATTGTGTTGGTGCACCACATCCTCAAGATGTTGAAACTTGTTTAGATTCAATATTAAAAGATGATTGGACTACCGCTTATCTaacattaaataaatataaaactatTAAAGGATTAGcgttaattgatttaattacggggtttattgaaattttgaataattataaattgaaaccGAAAACAAGATTAGAAATTTTGAAAGGTTTAAGTGATATAGAATATGGTATTTCAAAAGGTGGTAATGATAAAATCCAAACTAGTGCTATAATTGGTGTCATAAAAGATGCTATGGAATTTGAAGCATAG
- a CDS encoding uncharacterized protein (Predicted protein of unknown function; Plc1-regulated) translates to MKHNNPFKDLKKSKSLNFINSIVESKRISDTIDITNNNPNSDDELVKKFSLTRTINHENDSIESSISKDLNVNTNHNNWMRNFKESNLNNFHTYKHGVTNTVYFTSSTICSSSSSSSSLGFSFCGDSIRDFTVRHKHPLVVNKQATHCTTQTRHINFFNMNKKSDNNNKNFKNRFHNWLLSFNHQHIIDNSNNSNIDNDTIYYNTCGSSIYS, encoded by the coding sequence ATGAAACATAACAATCCTTTTAAAGatttaaagaaatcaaaatcattaaatttcattaattctatagttgaatcaaaaagaatcaGTGATACAATTGAtattaccaacaacaatccCAACTCTGATGATGAACTTGTTAAAAAATTCTCATTAACTAGAACAATCAATCatgaaaatgattcaattgaacTGTCTATTTCAAAAGACCTTAATGTTAACACAAATCACAACAATTGGATGAGGAACTTCAAAGAATCCAATCTAAACAATTTCCATACCTATAAACATGGCGTCACAAACACTGTTTATTTTACAAGTAGTACCATTTGTTCTTCCTCGTCTTCTTCGTCACTGTTGGGATTTAGCTTTTGTGGAGATTCAATTCGTGATTTTACAGTCCGACACAAACATCCATTGGTTGTGAACAAACAAGCAACACACTGTACCACACAAACCAGGCatattaatttcttcaatatgaataaaaaatcagacaacaacaacaagaacttTAAGAATAGATTTCACAATTGGTTATTAAGTTTCAATCATCAACATATAATTGACAACTCCAACAACTCCAATATCGATAATGATACAATTTATTACAACACTTGTGGTTCAAGTATTTACTCCTAA
- the FGR42 gene encoding Fgr42p (Protein lacking an ortholog in S. cerevisiae; transposon mutation affects filamentous growth): protein MLVGMGVYLVGDLVYTLYYILLFVFFVHKLFNSVVVVVVIYRLHLLLCLKKNIQSLISSPFSTIITPPFFEVFLFFFFFVLFSSNHNCSFSNLPIFQSSNLPIF from the coding sequence ATGTTGGTTGGTATGGGGGTGTATCTTGTCGGAGATTTAGTTTATacattatattatattttattgtttgtattttttgttcacaaattattcaattctgttgtagttgttgtcGTCATTTATCGTTTACATTTACTTTTAtgtttgaagaagaatattcAGTCTCTTATTTCACTGCCATTTTCCACAATTATAACACCCCCCTTTTTTGAggtgtttttgttttttttttttttcgttctATTTTCTTCTAACCATAATTGTTCATTTTCCAATCTTCCAATCTTCCAATCTTCCAATCTTCCAATCTTCTAA